The following coding sequences are from one Sciurus carolinensis chromosome 11, mSciCar1.2, whole genome shotgun sequence window:
- the Arl2 gene encoding ADP-ribosylation factor-like protein 2 isoform X1 has protein sequence MGLLTILKKMKQKERELRLLMLGLDNAGKTTILKKFNGEDVDTISPTLGFNIKTLEHRGFKLNVWDVGGQKSLRSYWRNYFESTDGLIWVVDSADRQRMQDCQRELQSLLVEERLAGATLLIFANKQDLPGALSSNAIREALELDSIRSHHWCIQGCSAVTGENLLPGIDWLLDDISSRIFTAD, from the exons ATGGGGCTTCTGACCATTCTGAAGAAGATGAAGCAGAAGGAGCGGGAGCTGCGGCTGCTCATGCT CGGCCTGGACAATGCCGGCAAGACAACCATCCTCAAGAAGTTCAACGGGGAAGATGTGGACACCATCTCCCCGACTCTGGGCTTCAACATCAAGACACTGGAACACCGGGG ATTCAAGCTGAACGTCTGGGATGTCGGTGGCCAGAAGTCCCTACGCTCCTACTGGCGCAACTACTTTGAAAGCACTGATGGCCTCATCTGGGTGGTGGACAGCGCCGACCGCCAGCGCATGCAGGACTGTCAGCGTGAGCTCCAGAGCCtgctggtggaggag cgCCTGGCCGGAGCAACCCTTCTCATCTTCGCCAACAAGCAGGACCTGCCCGGAGCACTGTCCTCCAATGCCATTCGGGAG GCCCTGGAGCTGGACTCCATCCGCAGCCACCACTGGTGCATCCAGGGCTGCAGTGCCGTCACTGGGGAGAACCTGCTGCCGGGCATTGACTGGCTCCTGGATGACATCTCCAGTCGCATCTTCACAGCTGACTGA
- the Arl2 gene encoding ADP-ribosylation factor-like protein 2 isoform X2 — MGLLTILKKMKQKERELRLLMLGLDNAGKTTILKKFNGEDVDTISPTLGFNIKTLEHRGFKLNVWDVGGQKSLRSYWRNYFESTDGLIWVVDSADRQRMQDCQPPGRSNPSHLRQQAGPARSTVLQCHSGGPGAGLHPQPPLVHPGLQCRHWGEPAAGH; from the exons ATGGGGCTTCTGACCATTCTGAAGAAGATGAAGCAGAAGGAGCGGGAGCTGCGGCTGCTCATGCT CGGCCTGGACAATGCCGGCAAGACAACCATCCTCAAGAAGTTCAACGGGGAAGATGTGGACACCATCTCCCCGACTCTGGGCTTCAACATCAAGACACTGGAACACCGGGG ATTCAAGCTGAACGTCTGGGATGTCGGTGGCCAGAAGTCCCTACGCTCCTACTGGCGCAACTACTTTGAAAGCACTGATGGCCTCATCTGGGTGGTGGACAGCGCCGACCGCCAGCGCATGCAGGACTGTCAGC cgCCTGGCCGGAGCAACCCTTCTCATCTTCGCCAACAAGCAGGACCTGCCCGGAGCACTGTCCTCCAATGCCATTCGGGAG GCCCTGGAGCTGGACTCCATCCGCAGCCACCACTGGTGCATCCAGGGCTGCAGTGCCGTCACTGGGGAGAACCTGCTGCCGGGCATTGA
- the Batf2 gene encoding basic leucine zipper transcriptional factor ATF-like 2 isoform X4: MHLCQGDALLTGPDPPDCQKQLKKKQKNRVAAQRSRQKHTDKADALHQHESLEKHNRTLQKEIQALQAELERWTRTLQLHQRLCRLDCASHPAPGPAGCWGQAEQPPGQPAARGQHGCRKQQGLLQSPAASPPAHTLDPGPHPQDSPGLLPPLLPVLPLGPAVVTVPPAQPSPRPDLSASPTGSGLLETFSKLSAILPSPPAQPAPPQPLGLEHPTRGDLGSSSHHASAAPGPAFLQRREQKPVRWAADWPAPAVEPSPHPLLAFPLLSSAQVHF, encoded by the exons ATGCACCTCTGCCAGGGAGATGCGCTGCTGACCGGGCCG GACCCACCAGATTGTCAGAAGCAgctgaagaagaaacagaaaaaccgGGTGGCTGCCCAACGCAGCCGGCAGAAGCACACAGACAAGGCAGATGCCCTGCACCAG CACGAGTCCCTGGAGAAACACAACCGCACCCTGCAGAAGGAGATCCAGGCCCTGCAGGCTGAGTTAGAGCGGTGGACTCGGACCCTGCAGCTGCACCAGCGCCTGTGCCGCCTGGACTGTGCCTCCCACCCAGCGCCGGGGCCTGCTGGCTGCTGGGGCCAAGCCGAGCAGCCCCCCGGACAGCCTGCGGCCCGTGGACAACATGGCTGCCGGAAGCAGCAGGGCCTGCTCCAGAGCCCCGCCGCCTCTCCTCCAGCTCACACGCTCGATCCAGGTCCACACCCTCAGGATTCCCCGGGCCTTCTCCCACCCCTTCTGCCTGTGCTGCCCCTTGGCCCTGCTGTGGTGACCGTACCTCCTGCCCAGCCGTCCCCTAGGCCTGACCTCTCTGCCTCGCCCACTGGCTCTGGCCTGCTGGAGACTTTCTCCAAGCTCAGTGCCATCctgcccagccctccagcccaACCTGCCCCTCCACAGCCCCTTGGGCTGGAGCACCCCACCAGGGGGGACCTGGGGTCCTCTTCCCACCACGCTTCAGCTGCTCCAGGGCCTGCGTTTCTGCAGAGGAGGGAGCAGAAGCCTGTTCGCTGGGCAGCAGACTGGCCGGCGCCCGCTGTGGAGCCCAGCCCTCACCCTCTCCTGGCCTTCCCACTGCTCTCCTCTGCTCAAGTCCACTTCTAA
- the Batf2 gene encoding basic leucine zipper transcriptional factor ATF-like 2 isoform X2, producing MHLCQGDALLTGPDPPDCQKQLKKKQKNRVAAQRSRQKHTDKADALHQQHESLEKHNRTLQKEIQALQAELERWTRTLQLHQRLCRLDCASHPAPGPAGCWGQAEQPPGQPAARGQHGCRKQQGLLQSPAASPPAHTLDPGPHPQDSPGLLPPLLPVLPLGPAVVTVPPAQPSPRPDLSASPTGSGLLETFSKLSAILPSPPAQPAPPQPLGLEHPTRGDLGSSSHHASAAPGPAFLQRREQKPVRWAADWPAPAVEPSPHPLLAFPLLSSAQVHF from the exons ATGCACCTCTGCCAGGGAGATGCGCTGCTGACCGGGCCG GACCCACCAGATTGTCAGAAGCAgctgaagaagaaacagaaaaaccgGGTGGCTGCCCAACGCAGCCGGCAGAAGCACACAGACAAGGCAGATGCCCTGCACCAG CAGCACGAGTCCCTGGAGAAACACAACCGCACCCTGCAGAAGGAGATCCAGGCCCTGCAGGCTGAGTTAGAGCGGTGGACTCGGACCCTGCAGCTGCACCAGCGCCTGTGCCGCCTGGACTGTGCCTCCCACCCAGCGCCGGGGCCTGCTGGCTGCTGGGGCCAAGCCGAGCAGCCCCCCGGACAGCCTGCGGCCCGTGGACAACATGGCTGCCGGAAGCAGCAGGGCCTGCTCCAGAGCCCCGCCGCCTCTCCTCCAGCTCACACGCTCGATCCAGGTCCACACCCTCAGGATTCCCCGGGCCTTCTCCCACCCCTTCTGCCTGTGCTGCCCCTTGGCCCTGCTGTGGTGACCGTACCTCCTGCCCAGCCGTCCCCTAGGCCTGACCTCTCTGCCTCGCCCACTGGCTCTGGCCTGCTGGAGACTTTCTCCAAGCTCAGTGCCATCctgcccagccctccagcccaACCTGCCCCTCCACAGCCCCTTGGGCTGGAGCACCCCACCAGGGGGGACCTGGGGTCCTCTTCCCACCACGCTTCAGCTGCTCCAGGGCCTGCGTTTCTGCAGAGGAGGGAGCAGAAGCCTGTTCGCTGGGCAGCAGACTGGCCGGCGCCCGCTGTGGAGCCCAGCCCTCACCCTCTCCTGGCCTTCCCACTGCTCTCCTCTGCTCAAGTCCACTTCTAA
- the Batf2 gene encoding basic leucine zipper transcriptional factor ATF-like 2 isoform X3 produces MHLCQGDALLTGPQDPPDCQKQLKKKQKNRVAAQRSRQKHTDKADALHQHESLEKHNRTLQKEIQALQAELERWTRTLQLHQRLCRLDCASHPAPGPAGCWGQAEQPPGQPAARGQHGCRKQQGLLQSPAASPPAHTLDPGPHPQDSPGLLPPLLPVLPLGPAVVTVPPAQPSPRPDLSASPTGSGLLETFSKLSAILPSPPAQPAPPQPLGLEHPTRGDLGSSSHHASAAPGPAFLQRREQKPVRWAADWPAPAVEPSPHPLLAFPLLSSAQVHF; encoded by the exons ATGCACCTCTGCCAGGGAGATGCGCTGCTGACCGGGCCG CAGGACCCACCAGATTGTCAGAAGCAgctgaagaagaaacagaaaaaccgGGTGGCTGCCCAACGCAGCCGGCAGAAGCACACAGACAAGGCAGATGCCCTGCACCAG CACGAGTCCCTGGAGAAACACAACCGCACCCTGCAGAAGGAGATCCAGGCCCTGCAGGCTGAGTTAGAGCGGTGGACTCGGACCCTGCAGCTGCACCAGCGCCTGTGCCGCCTGGACTGTGCCTCCCACCCAGCGCCGGGGCCTGCTGGCTGCTGGGGCCAAGCCGAGCAGCCCCCCGGACAGCCTGCGGCCCGTGGACAACATGGCTGCCGGAAGCAGCAGGGCCTGCTCCAGAGCCCCGCCGCCTCTCCTCCAGCTCACACGCTCGATCCAGGTCCACACCCTCAGGATTCCCCGGGCCTTCTCCCACCCCTTCTGCCTGTGCTGCCCCTTGGCCCTGCTGTGGTGACCGTACCTCCTGCCCAGCCGTCCCCTAGGCCTGACCTCTCTGCCTCGCCCACTGGCTCTGGCCTGCTGGAGACTTTCTCCAAGCTCAGTGCCATCctgcccagccctccagcccaACCTGCCCCTCCACAGCCCCTTGGGCTGGAGCACCCCACCAGGGGGGACCTGGGGTCCTCTTCCCACCACGCTTCAGCTGCTCCAGGGCCTGCGTTTCTGCAGAGGAGGGAGCAGAAGCCTGTTCGCTGGGCAGCAGACTGGCCGGCGCCCGCTGTGGAGCCCAGCCCTCACCCTCTCCTGGCCTTCCCACTGCTCTCCTCTGCTCAAGTCCACTTCTAA
- the Batf2 gene encoding basic leucine zipper transcriptional factor ATF-like 2 isoform X1 — protein MHLCQGDALLTGPQDPPDCQKQLKKKQKNRVAAQRSRQKHTDKADALHQQHESLEKHNRTLQKEIQALQAELERWTRTLQLHQRLCRLDCASHPAPGPAGCWGQAEQPPGQPAARGQHGCRKQQGLLQSPAASPPAHTLDPGPHPQDSPGLLPPLLPVLPLGPAVVTVPPAQPSPRPDLSASPTGSGLLETFSKLSAILPSPPAQPAPPQPLGLEHPTRGDLGSSSHHASAAPGPAFLQRREQKPVRWAADWPAPAVEPSPHPLLAFPLLSSAQVHF, from the exons ATGCACCTCTGCCAGGGAGATGCGCTGCTGACCGGGCCG CAGGACCCACCAGATTGTCAGAAGCAgctgaagaagaaacagaaaaaccgGGTGGCTGCCCAACGCAGCCGGCAGAAGCACACAGACAAGGCAGATGCCCTGCACCAG CAGCACGAGTCCCTGGAGAAACACAACCGCACCCTGCAGAAGGAGATCCAGGCCCTGCAGGCTGAGTTAGAGCGGTGGACTCGGACCCTGCAGCTGCACCAGCGCCTGTGCCGCCTGGACTGTGCCTCCCACCCAGCGCCGGGGCCTGCTGGCTGCTGGGGCCAAGCCGAGCAGCCCCCCGGACAGCCTGCGGCCCGTGGACAACATGGCTGCCGGAAGCAGCAGGGCCTGCTCCAGAGCCCCGCCGCCTCTCCTCCAGCTCACACGCTCGATCCAGGTCCACACCCTCAGGATTCCCCGGGCCTTCTCCCACCCCTTCTGCCTGTGCTGCCCCTTGGCCCTGCTGTGGTGACCGTACCTCCTGCCCAGCCGTCCCCTAGGCCTGACCTCTCTGCCTCGCCCACTGGCTCTGGCCTGCTGGAGACTTTCTCCAAGCTCAGTGCCATCctgcccagccctccagcccaACCTGCCCCTCCACAGCCCCTTGGGCTGGAGCACCCCACCAGGGGGGACCTGGGGTCCTCTTCCCACCACGCTTCAGCTGCTCCAGGGCCTGCGTTTCTGCAGAGGAGGGAGCAGAAGCCTGTTCGCTGGGCAGCAGACTGGCCGGCGCCCGCTGTGGAGCCCAGCCCTCACCCTCTCCTGGCCTTCCCACTGCTCTCCTCTGCTCAAGTCCACTTCTAA